In Leucobacter sp. CX169, a single genomic region encodes these proteins:
- a CDS encoding branched-chain amino acid transporter permease, whose translation MPSTEYLIAAIVISGLITFALRAIPFAILKPLRKSRFITRMGRWMPAGILVILAIITLQGVLVERPGTWWAVPVAAAVTVAVHLATRRRTVLSVGAGTACYVALIAFFPA comes from the coding sequence ATGCCGAGCACTGAGTACCTGATCGCCGCGATCGTCATCTCGGGGCTCATCACATTCGCCCTCCGCGCGATCCCGTTCGCCATCCTGAAGCCGCTGCGCAAGTCGCGCTTCATCACCCGCATGGGTCGATGGATGCCGGCGGGAATCCTCGTGATTCTCGCGATCATCACGCTGCAGGGGGTACTCGTCGAGCGCCCCGGCACGTGGTGGGCCGTCCCGGTCGCGGCAGCTGTCACGGTGGCAGTGCACCTCGCGACGCGTCGCCGCACGGTACTCAGCGTCGGCGCCGGCACCGCCTGCTACGTCGCGCTGATCGCGTTCTTTCCGGCCTAG
- a CDS encoding SseB family protein: MAAKQLPSEGWPDGQKPAPGPALPAGLVPGGDVDSAGFPWEGRTFDHHGTAFAGDDGTTPVAVAAAVARVREVGERSAGGDPAALRELAEAHADAVAAFGAERFLVALIAEAGELGETPEGRIVEKTQELSIVTVAAPDGRRVLPIFSSVETMRRWHPEARPIPVPGAQAALAAAQEHTDLIMIDAATPEREYGVRRTALEAFALGQRVLPGWAEPEVVAAFALSIAAEPDVLGITLEPGDPLARLIAPETRVVLTLAPGLDRAALDALLARMQQRWAESALIADRVDSMTVSLRAPDQS, translated from the coding sequence ATGGCCGCCAAGCAGCTTCCCTCCGAGGGATGGCCGGACGGGCAAAAGCCTGCACCCGGCCCCGCCCTGCCCGCAGGGTTGGTGCCCGGCGGCGACGTCGATTCCGCGGGATTCCCGTGGGAAGGCCGAACGTTCGACCACCACGGCACCGCGTTCGCCGGTGACGACGGCACGACTCCGGTCGCGGTGGCGGCAGCGGTGGCTCGGGTGCGTGAAGTGGGCGAGCGAAGCGCCGGGGGCGACCCGGCGGCGCTTCGCGAGCTCGCCGAGGCGCACGCTGACGCGGTCGCGGCTTTTGGTGCCGAGCGCTTTCTCGTTGCGCTGATTGCGGAGGCGGGCGAACTCGGCGAGACCCCCGAGGGGCGCATCGTCGAGAAAACCCAGGAGCTCTCGATTGTGACGGTGGCGGCACCCGACGGGCGCCGAGTGCTGCCGATCTTCAGCTCCGTCGAGACGATGCGGCGGTGGCACCCTGAGGCCCGGCCGATTCCGGTTCCGGGAGCGCAGGCGGCCCTCGCCGCGGCGCAGGAGCACACCGACCTGATCATGATTGACGCGGCGACGCCCGAGCGCGAGTACGGCGTTCGCCGCACCGCGCTCGAGGCGTTCGCGCTCGGCCAGCGGGTGCTCCCGGGCTGGGCCGAGCCCGAGGTCGTAGCCGCGTTCGCGCTGAGCATCGCCGCGGAACCGGACGTGCTCGGCATCACGCTCGAACCGGGCGACCCATTGGCCCGCCTGATTGCTCCCGAGACCCGAGTGGTGCTGACGCTTGCCCCGGGCCTCGATCGGGCCGCGCTCGACGCGCTGCTGGCGCGGATGCAGCAGCGCTGGGCTGAGAGCGCGCTGATCGCCGATCGGGTGGACTCGATGACGGTGAGCCTGCGCGCTCCCGACCAAAGCTAA
- a CDS encoding AzlC family ABC transporter permease: MSVGLGVFPLGIALGFLVVQVGLPGWVAPALSIVVFAGSVELLLTTMLAAVAPLSTIAVAVFAVNFRHVFYAFSFPIEVVRPGFARAYSVYAMIDEAYATAALMPREVNSSTRMLTMQVACHAYWVAGGLVGLAIASALPAPIEGFEFALCALFIVMTLDAFRSKRELPSVLLAGVSASVALLATPGAAMLVALILFAALLALRYALVREHEPVAPEEGELPHAEH; encoded by the coding sequence CTGTCCGTCGGGCTCGGCGTATTTCCCCTCGGCATCGCGCTCGGTTTCCTCGTCGTGCAGGTCGGCCTCCCTGGCTGGGTGGCGCCAGCGCTCTCGATTGTGGTGTTCGCGGGTTCCGTTGAGCTGCTACTCACCACCATGCTCGCGGCCGTCGCGCCGCTCTCCACGATCGCAGTGGCCGTCTTCGCGGTGAACTTCCGCCACGTCTTCTACGCATTCTCGTTCCCGATCGAGGTCGTAAGGCCAGGGTTTGCCCGCGCCTACTCCGTCTACGCGATGATCGACGAGGCGTACGCGACCGCGGCGCTCATGCCGCGCGAGGTGAACTCGAGCACCCGCATGCTCACGATGCAGGTCGCGTGCCACGCCTACTGGGTGGCCGGTGGGCTCGTGGGTCTCGCGATCGCGAGCGCGCTGCCCGCGCCGATCGAGGGGTTCGAATTCGCACTCTGCGCGCTCTTCATCGTGATGACGCTCGACGCCTTCCGGTCGAAGCGCGAGTTGCCCTCGGTGCTGCTCGCCGGCGTCTCGGCTTCCGTGGCGCTCCTCGCGACCCCGGGCGCAGCCATGCTCGTCGCGCTGATCCTCTTCGCGGCGCTCCTGGCGCTTCGCTACGCCCTCGTACGCGAGCACGAGCCGGTCGCCCCAGAGGAGGGAGAGCTCCCCCATGCCGAGCACTGA